From a single Vicugna pacos unplaced genomic scaffold, VicPac4 scaffold_5, whole genome shotgun sequence genomic region:
- the LOC140692302 gene encoding uncharacterized protein, whose protein sequence is MAGWVGVCVCVCVCVCVCVSPFPVPQSLVEAPRAEKRTPGRPCSWLSGRVSPPPRDPEPSRSLPCRVPCATCLSAGRYFRHCEEVGRTAGPGRAGPGRAEPSRAEHVQAEEPSSRGTESSALCCAVRPRGRICQERSYKDLEDPGKLLPSGILHGYSRSCGWMDGRKTDRMEAPPHPLDPLAQEDRDGSGKDSSDEGLGMDFLGPRKEGF, encoded by the exons atggcg gggtgggtgggtgtgtgtgtgtgtgtgtgtgtgtgtgtgtgtgtgtgtgtgtccccgttccccgtaccacagtccctggtcgaggccccccgagcggagaaacgcacgccaggccgtccgtgctcctggttgtccggccgcgtgtccccgccgcccagagatcccgaaccgtcccgctcgctcccctgccgggtgccgtgtgccacctgcctgtcggccgggcgctattttagacactgcgaagaagtcggccggacggccgggccgggccgggccgggccgggccgagccgagccgagccgagccgagcacgtccaggccgag gaaccctcgtcccgagggactgaatctagtgccctgtgctgcgcggtacgacctaggggtcgaatctgccaggagaggtcttacaaggatctggaggatcctggaaaactgctaccatccggaatcctacatggatattcaagatcttgcggatggatggacggacggaagacggatcgaatggaggccccgccccatcccctggaccccttggcccaggaggatcgtgatgggtctggaaaggactcttccgacgagggtctcgggatggactttctcggtccgcggaag gaaggattttaa